The genomic stretch GATGGAGGCTGCATTGGTTTGAACCTGATCTTGACACAAGTTTTGAACCTTATGCATAACTGTAGTACATCCACTTAGATTTTGGTTTGTGGGACTGCTAAAATCTTGAAGCAACTGCCCTTTGTTTGTGCTCATAGGACTGTTGTATGCAACCTTCTCCATGTCCTTCTGATAGCAGGTTGTCTCGCAGACAACTATTTTCTCCATGAAGTCAGTGTCTGATTGGGTGTTGCTCATTTTATCATGGGTCGTCTGGGTGTCTATCTGTGTTTCTGTCTTTCCTTTCTCTTCCCCTCCATCTATGCACTCTGTTGTTTCTGTTTTGGACTCATGTTCACCCTTTCCACAGCACTCTTCACTGTTCACTCTATCTGCTGTTTGGGAATTGGGAATTTCTCTCAGCTCTCCAGCATATACATTTTCTAGGACATCTTCAGTCTTCCTCTGATGATTTGTATTTCTTTCCATTTCCTCTCTATTGTTACTTTCCTCATTGGCTTTATCTATCCCACAATAGTCTGCTCTGGTCATGCTTGCGCTCCTATCATCAAACTTTCTGTCTTCAGTCTGAAAGTCATTGCTTGACCTGCAGGCAGAGTTTGATTTGTTTATTCCAATGACTGAGCTTTCACTGATGGTGTCACTGATTTCACTGTTGGCCAACTCATAACCAGCCTGATGGAAAGTAGTACAAGTCAGGTCTGACACTTGATTAGACATCCTCTCACTTCTGTTATagttgcttgtttgtttattcaacagGATGTCGTCACTGCTTGTTTTTTCAGAGAGTCCCAGAGGATTTTTGGTTGACTGAATGGAAAATAACTTCTGACATTGATCTTGCAGCTCAGCTTGAGACTTTACATGGGGATTTGGGGCTTCGAGTCCTGTACAAGGACATAAAAGATTAAGAATTCAGGTTCTGGTTTAAGTGTACTGATCAAGGATGACAAAGCCTGTAAAATATAAGGGCAAATATTGCTGAATGTTATCTGTTAATGGATTGTTTGCATATCCTGAGGAAAATACTACACTAAATCCTTAAAAGAGAACAAGTAATAAAGCATATTCATCTTCTTGTTTATATTATATTGGCTGACCTCCTGTTTCGCTATCCAGTTTGTTCATAGCTGTTGTATCTTCCAGACAGTCCAGAATTTTGTTCTGAGAAACAGCTGAGTTCTGCTGGCTGCCAAAGACGTGTTGCATGGCGATGGGTTGAAGTTCATCAGGAGGTCTCTCTCTGGTTTCCTCTGCTAGAGTGGGGAACATCTGAGTAAAAGGACAGAGGCTTTTGAGTGTAATCACTCATGTGTGTAGAGAAAAAACAACATCCAAATTCTTACAATTCAAGAATACTCCTTTATGTGGTGCCTGTAAAATGGTACACATAAAAGGACACATGttttatatgttatttttaaaattgcttTTAAATTCTGTTTTGGCAATAAACACAATATGTCAATACAATGTAAAACCATATAAATATTTAACTGACTAATCACAAGACAGTCGATGTGACCGGGAagagatatatactgtaaaatttAGTTTAGGGCAAGGTTTGTTGCTAAATGTCATGTGCAGGTTTATGAGATATCAATGATGTATTTGATGTATTATGAGCAGAATACAATAGTGGGTGCAGGTAGCCTGACAAGCACAGAGGAAGGTTTATACAATTTGTAGAAGAATTTGTAGAGGGTTGTTTCCTTATCACTGGTTGTAAATGGGTGAAATACTAACAGCTTTACATTGTACTCTGGGTTAGGCCTGCAACATGATGGccacaaaaaaactaaataatttGGAGGATGATATTGTGTTAGAtgttaatgttttcttatatatatatatatatatatatatatatataactgtaTGAGCAAGATAGTGGCTTTAATTGGCCATTTGCTTTAGTGTACTACCAAAATGGTTTTTAGTTCAGTTGCTTTTTGAGTGTCTTTAATGCCTCAATAAAATTACATTCCAATATATCTCATGCATACCTCATGTATATTATGAACTTGCATTTTGACTTGTGCAGACAGTTCAGTGTGCTTCTGTTGAAGGTCATCGTGTGCCTCTTTCAGTGTTTGAAAATCTTGCTGCTCATGCTAGATGTGAAACAGAATcagattttatatttttagagaaCCAAACATTGAAggaatgtgttttattttgagttACATTATACataaaacagcattattttgcTACTTTTTATCACAAACTTTTCCCAAAATGTTCTTAGATGAACTCACTATCAGCTGGGCAACCTTGTCTTCCATTGCCTTGCATTTCTCCTGCATCAGTTCATGTTCCTGCTTGAAGACCTACATAAAATTAATCAACAATAGCATTTTTATACAATACACGTTTTTtcatataacaaaaacaaacagtaaaGTGTTAAGCACTAAACTGAAAGCTAAAACACCTCTTTCCATATGCCATTTGATGCTGATtttcataattaataataaattaataaataaggaaaaGTGAGAAAGCAGtagtgatgttctttttctgaaattcagtgttacttttacgccaaatgtaatgggacacacaccttccaaaaagttcaacttttgtctcgtcagaccacagattattttcccaaaggtcttggggccGTTTTTGCTCGGTGTCCTTCTTATggtagagtcatgaacactgatgttaactgaggcaagtgaggccagcagttctttggatgttgttgtggggttcTTTGCGACCTCTTGGATAGGTtgttgctgcactcttggggtaattttggttggccggccactcctgggtaGGTCGAtctctgttccatgttttcaccatttgtggataatggctctcactgtggtttgctggagtcccaaagctttagaaatggcttaataaccttttccagactgacaatCTCAATGAATCctagttaagttatgttttaacagggccatgtaggtttggatttttttctcccttaataataaaaagtttaatttaaaaactgaattttgtgttcagttgtgttaaatttgtttgatgatctcaaacgtgtgacaaacatgcaaaaaaataagaaaccaggaagggggcaaacactttttcatacaactgtaaatgtttttggactgtgcaGGAAAGCCGGAGAGAATAGACAGAACCTATACAAGCACCTTCTTTTAGTGAGGAAGCTGTGGTCTCGTACATTGGGCTGCCTCAGTAAGGAAAAAGGAAAgcctttttgttattattgtccTGTAATCATTCACtatgatatgcagtatatattGGTTCGGATTTAAATTTAACTTAAAGAGCAGGACAATATTTATACAATTATTAAAAGCATGGGGAACAGAGGGTGGTGATGGACAGTAAAGACTGTAACGCAAGTTCTGACCTTGTACTGCTCTTCCTGTGTCTGCAGCTGCAGTTCTAGTCTGCTCACAGTCTGTGTCTGGCACAACAAAAGCTGCTGAGTGTGCTGCATTGACTTCATCAACTCCTGTACAGTAACACAAACAAATTTACCACTCTAAGTCTACTAAAGCCATGCAATATTATAGtctttattatataatatattttagtgCAATATTATTAAGTCTTTTTCAATTGTGTCACTCACTTGTTTCTCTGACCGTACAGCTGCATACTCGTCCCTTAGCCTCttgttcatttcattttcctcaataaaaaaacagtcaaatccCAGCAAAAGGTCATACCTTACTTACAACTAGCTGATTAATCGTTATTATCATCTGAAAGCCACTTACCATGCTCAGCGAGTGGCGCAGCTCCTGTAGatgctgctctgtgtgtgtcGGTGGCCTGTAGGCCTTGTCGTGTTGGACTGATGACAACTTTGCCTTGATCAGCTTGGCgttcacctcctccagctcctgaGATGCGTTATTGattcaaacatttaaaatgcCCTCCAAGAAGTTGATGATAATTGTTGTAATACAGGTTagggaaacttttttttttatgaacaaaatgCCACAATCATTACTGGAGCACAACTGCATATATGTAGTATTATTTGATAAGTGTATGTAGTATCTGCTGCACTTTGTGCTTGCTGCCTTCGGGCACAATTCACATCTGCAtaatattacttatttattaatatacagtTGCCATTAACTTATTTTTCTGAATTACACTTGTTGATATGTGGGTTGAGCTCTCTCATAAACATTCTCAAATACCTTTTTTAGTGCCTCAATGGTCGCTTCATGTTCTTTATTTGAAGCTGTCAGTTTCTTATTTATTCTCATGGCCTCATCAACTGTaagaaaaacaggtaaaaacaTAAGTACCTAtctagatagacagacagacagacagacactgTCTAAAAGTTCAAATACACAACACTATGCAGTCACTATGCAGTCACTCTGacacattttacttcattttgaagATAGACATTGCAGCAAATGCATGGTtatagatgaccacaatgtataTGGCACGCCATTGTAATTAGATTGATTACAACTATTCGTAATTTTGGATTTGCAATATTCCAGTATATGTGGATACCTGGCACCACATAAACTACTACTTGCATTGCCTCGGCTGCCAAAAAGGTGAGCTATACTGATGTACAAGTAGGGCATTTACCAATGTTTTCTTGACTCACATAAAGCTTCATGGAAAGGGTCATTTTCTAGCATATTGCTTCCCTGAGCGATGTCAtctccactgtacagtatatgtatttttcaGCATTTCCTTGAGGGCATTCCTTGAGCACAACAGTTAACTCTAAAAAAATATGAGACGACTGCTAAAACATTGCTACACTCACACAGTGACACACACGAGTACAGTCTTTATAAAAGCCAAGATAACTGTCAGCAAATTGGTTTATGGAAATATTcagtatttcatattttattctatgtacagtacaggccaaaagtttacACCGTcacattcaatgtgttttcttcattttcatgactatttacattgaagattctcaaaactatgaatgaacacatatgCAATTATGTACTTATCAaacaagtgtgaaataactaatattttattatctaactaataactaatattTTAGATTTGTCACATTAGCCACCCTatgcttttttgatagcgctgcaaacagtgttctctcaatgagcttcatgaggtagtcacctgaaatggttttcacttcaaaGGTGCGCCTTGTCATGGTTACTCAGTGGATTTTCTTGCCTTATTTACTGGGGTTGGGacaagttgtgttgtgtgtgttcaaacgtttggcctgtactgtacatcatGGTGTTGATacagttttttgtgtttaaagggatagtttggattttttgacatgaagttgtatgacatctccatcagcagtgtagtccatcaacagtgacttaacaccccccccccccccccccccccccacaacttGGTCCAGCATCACAAAAATAcctccttgaaaaaatcagacctctgtgttatatttgtctcccgccgtatccctgcgcactgtcgtcTGTCCATtcctgtgtatgtgacgaagacgctcggatcttcttccgctgtggaacacacgcgtaaacaagatggccaccgGGCTCTgttgcggaagaagatgcgtgTGTCTtcaacacatacacaagaatggacaggcgacagtgcacagggatatggcgggagacaaaGAAACggcgagcgatttgtgaggtctgatttttaagaggaggcatttttgtgatgcaaatataaagtattactcttttgaacatatattgttttgagaagccaaactcttaaaTGGCCCCGGCAATGGCCCcggcaactaagcggaactacgttcctcgtcacgggaATCCAATCAGAACTTGGACCAAATgcgggggtaagtcactgttgatgtcgTACATTGCTGAtatggatgtcatacaacttcttgtcaaaaagccaaactatccctttaattgtaagaagaaaaaatagaaaaaccaTCTGCATAGCAACTTGCCATCAATTACCATTTTGCTCCAGTTTCTCATGGGCCTTCTTAACTGTAGTGCACTGCCTTGACAGAGCTTTGAAGTGTTTCTCCACCTCTCTCATCTGGTTCAAGTGACTGTCTTTTGACTGAATCTGCAAAGCTATCTTCTGCTCCTGCATAAGggataaaaacaaacactataAATGCATTGAAAAAGCTAACAAATCCAGCTGTCActgtaaaactgtaaataaGAAACAATAAGTAGAAAATGCAAATCAGTGCAaacaattgtccaaaaaaatgtgGTGAAGAGACTCATGGTTTAACATAGCCAATATTTTTCAATGGGATGAAGGCATCGGCAAAGTCCATGGCTCAAAGAGCTTTAGAGCTCTTCAAACTACCATTACAGTTTGATTGTCTGTATCACTCTCATTCTTCAATAATCCCCTCCCTCCTCTCCAATTTCACTCCCTTCTATCATAATACACAACCTTCCTTTAACTCCCTGACTGTGCCACTCATAGATGAAGAGGATTCAACCAAGCGAGGCCCtgttataaaatattttaatactgTCATGGCCGTTCAAGTGTCACACTCTCCCTATCCGTTACTGGTGATGAGCTCTTCAATCTAAAAGCCAGTCCTCCTGTACCCCCACAGTCTTTTAATTTTTGTCACTCCCACTTATCTTCTGTCAGCGATTGGAACAAGTTTAAAAACTCCTCACCAGGTCGTTGGTTTTCTTTTCCAAGTTGTACTTCAGTAGCTGTAAGACAAGAGTAAACTCACAACAATATGATACTTTTCTATAAAGATGAGCATAGGCTATTGTGGCAAAAAAGAAACTGATAAAGCCAAAGTGATCGTGATATAATTATGACACAGTATAATGAAAAATCCAAGTGTCATTATCCAATctactgtaaatatatttacttttttacaaAGTAGCGGAAATAAATAATTGTTATAattcatatccatccatcttctatgctgcttaacctcactagggggtatgctggagcctgtccaaGTTGACTTTGGGCAGGATGttgggtacatcctggactggttgccagccaatcgcagggcacatattgacatCCATCcacactaacattcatacctatggacaatttagagtcgccaatgaacctaatatgcatgtttttggaatgtgggaggaaaccggagtacccacgcacacacaaggagaacatgcaaactcaacggAGAGATgctcaacggagattcaaacccagattttctagctctcctgactgtgtggccaacatgccaccgtgcggccataatTCATATCATTAGAGTTATTTATATTCTGTTAAAGTGATTTTATAGACTCATTCCACAGAGTACAGCATATTATTCAAGTTCTTCATTGGAATTAAGGTAACTGCAAATATAAATcacaaaaattgtattttgtaataatcacaccacaccacaattcaatttgtaattttaaaagtcaCAGATTGTAAGGATGCTAGTGATTAAAGGCCTTCAAAGACATGACAACTACAGcggatgtgaaaaaaaaaactagaggGAACCACTGGACCACGTCACAAGAATTAAGACAGCTGGGCCTCAGTTTAGCCAAACAAAGCAGTTAATGTCTCCCGGATAGAATATCAAAAAACGCCGCTATTGTATCCACATGGCTGGCCGTTAAAGTGCATCGGTCCGTGAAGACGGTTTGTCACCTCTGTGGTGTCGTGCCAGAGGACAAACACTTTGGGAGCCAGATTGGCTCAGACCTACTGCCCTCGACTTAGCAGGGGATTAACTTCTGTTTTATTTACAGGTCTATTGTAAAGCATTATCTTTTAAAGCAAGGTTgagataaataaagtcataaatgtgaTGACGCGAACAAGATAAATGGACACAGAGAACATGAGTTTTCAGTACCTGAAGCGACTTCATTTCTTCTTTCAAGTTGCGAATCTCCTTCTCTTTTAATTCTGTGATGGCCTGGTATCTCCCCTGTTATGTTACATTATTTCATAGTATTAAAAAAGCAATAAATGACAAAGCCCAGTGAAAAAGAACATGCTCTGCTGAGAGTGAAGGAGAGGAAAACATTTAGGGAAGGAAATTAACTGGGAATGAGATGCTCATACCTTCTCCTGCTCGGTGTGTCTTATTGTGGCCTGGAACTTGGgaagaatatacagtaaatacatgagCTGTCCAGTGGTGTTGCTTAACTGTACTATTTCTGCGTTTGAAAATCAGTGCTGTTGTTTCTCACTATACAGTATCAGGGCTTAGCAGTAGGACGAGCAGCATTTTGGATCCACTCTGAAAGGGAAAGGCAGCAGACCCTCTGTGGACCAAAGTACGGAAATCAGCACTGGTTGCTTTTGAAATTCTGAGAACTGCTGTACAGATGACAAAGGCTTGTGGCCTGTTGCAGCCCAGCCTAATGCAACAGCTTTTGCTAGAGCACACCATCATTTAATAATACTAAATGATGTTAGTTGTTGACTCAAACTAATGAACATTAATTGGAATATGACAACCAGCTCCCACCAACTCTCCCTGCTTAAGATTTGCCTTATTAAGCTTTTCTGCTTTTGTATTAGGGAACTAAATACTCACTTTGTAGCAGCAGCAGTTTTGTTGTCCCTATACTCCCCAGCTCATGAGTGAGACAATGTGCAACCTTGATAACATCAGCATCTGGTTTTCAAGCTTACAATCACCTTAGGATCACCTTTGAAATGGACAACTGGTTGTGAAAACTGCAGTCCTGACTCATGTACCTGCTTTTGGATGTCAATGACAGACTGTGCATGCTGGTTTGTAGCTGTTTCTATTTGATGTTGTAAAGATTCCTATCATGGTCAGGGACAAAAGCACAAAGAATGATGatctgaagtaaaaaaaataatggtaagACATACCATTAAAACAAATCTTGAAGTCAGATGCAGACCTACTGTAGCCCAGCTTTACCTTCTTCCACTCCAGCTCCTGTTTCTCCAACACAACTTTACTGATCTGCTCTTCATACCAGCCTTCGGCATCCTGAACCATAGAGAGGTTTATGAAAAAGGTTGAAAACAAGGTAAGTCTCAAAACAGACAATGAGTCAAACTAAGTACATCTCATATGGACATAAAGTTTTCTGGACAGTTTTGCCAATTCATTCTTctgtatcattttaaaagcaccTACTGAGAGAGAAAAGCATTAGAAGAGAGGTGATATAGAGCGCTATCCTTCCCTCTTTCCTCCAGAAGTGTAAGTATAGGAAGTATAAGTCAATTTCTCTGAATGTCCATGAGATGGGTCtcgtggttaacatgttggccacacattcaggagatctggaagatctgggtttgaatctctgttgggcatctctgtgtgccgtttgcattttctccccgtgcatgcgtgggttttctgcgggtgctcctcccacactccaaaaacatgcatgttaggttaattggtgactctaaattgttcgtaggtgtaaatgtgagtgtgaaaggtagtttgtctatatgtgccctgcgattgactggcgaccagtccagggtgtaccccgcctctcgccggaagtcagctgggataggctccagtatacccgcgaccctaatgaggataagcggcatagaagatggatggatggatggatgtccatGAGACTTTTTACATGCTTAACTCTTAAAACTGTGAGTTTATTTTAAAAGCTCAAATTAAACTACGCTCCCAGCACAGCTCTGCAAAAGAAGGGGGCTGAGATAAATACACCAAAAATCTTAACAGAGcctgttcatccatccatgctaATCCAAATAAATCccaatagaataaaataaaatcgctGATTTGGCAAAATTGGTAACAATACGGTCCTTATTTTGTAGAAAcggattatttattttgtcttttgtcaAAACATCCAGATATATAGTGTACCTTCAAGTACAGTTTTAATTTGAAGTTTAAGTAATTCACATTTTCATAAACCAATGGTTGTGTTGTTTCGTCACATTAATGCTCAGGACCAACACCATGCTGACATCCTGCTCTTTAACCTCTCCACCCCATGAACAACACACCCTGCTGCCTTGACAGAAGCAGCCTGAGGAGGATCAGACTGTTACTGCGCTTAACATGACTATAACAATAAAACTGAAATTGGTGGACATCCCATTTTTGCACCTCTAACCTTTAAGCAACTTTAAGAGGATGTCTTGTCAGGTAGGAGTAGCTTGAGGGTGGGAggcatgttttatattttttgctttttacaaACAAATGAAATTTGTACTTATTGGTCAAGGGCCAAATAGCTTCTCTGACCTCCATTCTGATGTAATGTGCATCACACCCAGATGGTTCTTGTCCAAATAGCCAAAAGAGACAGTTTGCACTCTTTAAAGTCAAGATAATAACAACTTTCTTCCTTTTCCAATgaatctgtgtaggctctcagtcgtacaggagttgtccatcgaggaaaaggcttcttgagacgtcatctgtacttctgtgtagaaggtgtcggacgtttcgctcctcatccgaagagcttcgtcagcaaactaataagtgctggtagcttag from Dunckerocampus dactyliophorus isolate RoL2022-P2 chromosome 5, RoL_Ddac_1.1, whole genome shotgun sequence encodes the following:
- the LOC129181530 gene encoding uncharacterized protein LOC129181530 isoform X2, translated to MDSRVLSPNVIVRGAVTPEGQSLLNTPCQLESGGTILLQLLEFKIDLLEAVEELHIRRDAEGWYEEQISKVVLEKQELEWKKESLQHQIETATNQHAQSVIDIQKQFQATIRHTEQEKGRYQAITELKEKEIRNLKEEMKSLQLLKYNLEKKTNDLEQKIALQIQSKDSHLNQMREVEKHFKALSRQCTTVKKAHEKLEQNVDEAMRINKKLTASNKEHEATIEALKKELEEVNAKLIKAKLSSVQHDKAYRPPTHTEQHLQELRHSLSMENEMNKRLRDEYAAVRSEKQELMKSMQHTQQLLLCQTQTVSRLELQLQTQEEQYKVFKQEHELMQEKCKAMEDKVAQLIHEQQDFQTLKEAHDDLQQKHTELSAQVKMQVHNIHEMFPTLAEETRERPPDELQPIAMQHVFGSQQNSAVSQNKILDCLEDTTAMNKLDSETGGLEAPNPHVKSQAELQDQCQKLFSIQSTKNPLGLSEKTSSDDILLNKQTSNYNRSERMSNQVSDLTCTTFHQAGYELANSEISDTISESSVIGINKSNSACRSSNDFQTEDRKFDDRSASMTRADYCGIDKANEESNNREEMERNTNHQRKTEDVLENVYAGELREIPNSQTADRVNSEECCGKGEHESKTETTECIDGGEEKGKTETQIDTQTTHDKMSNTQSDTDFMEKIVVCETTCYQKDMEKVAYNSPMSTNKGQLLQDFSSPTNQNLSGCTTVMHKVQNLCQDQVQTNAASIKSSPIAAHRVEEKTPEDRRMDEPTAKLSNPLIQSLGSLTIPTLTEPGNITSDMTLTDDMDVIDTNDKFGKTMDDTKIVSHSQSTIEQANRLMETCETASHLEIVIYEKGLKMSNQDNTADSKTSESVLLESILLKGGNDESVEADASKCHKLVVKETLGDVKELSLPETYKDCGGAIKETVLSPASTDSILHPNVQNFPVPEKNICGPVGLLAESPCTTFFKSQHSKVPLVTTRAADLFNAFGVSGYTAFAMRPQLGEQSVFRESYRETSTADGGRISMSVPSCPVSSLSSTQPWQLPSGSSRLPVPSLSPRSEHKFEPLCSQEEQYSFRSQIYKIEQFLKTERLHLSKRRRTDN
- the LOC129181530 gene encoding uncharacterized protein LOC129181530 isoform X3, whose amino-acid sequence is MEAMFQTSRMSGGETTSFNNRERLPRAILANFNMDSRVLSPNVIVRGAVTPEGQSLLNTPCQLESGGTILLQLLEFKIDLLEAVEELHIRRDAEGWYEEQISKVVLEKQELEWKKESLQHQIETATNQHAQSVIDIQKQFQATIRHTEQEKGRYQAITELKEKEIRNLKEEMKSLQLLKYNLEKKTNDLEQKIALQIQSKDSHLNQMREVEKHFKALSRQCTTVKKAHEKLEQNVDEAMRINKKLTASNKEHEATIEALKKELEEVNAKLIKAKLSSVQHDKAYRPPTHTEQHLQELRHSLSMENEMNKRLRDEYAAVRSEKQELMKSMQHTQQLLLCQTQTVSRLELQLQTQEEQYKVFKQEHELMQEKCKAMEDKVAQLIHEQQDFQTLKEAHDDLQQKHTELSAQVKMQVHNIHEMFPTLAEETRERPPDELQPIAMQHVFGSQQNSAVSQNKILDCLEDTTAMNKLDSETGGLEAPNPHVKSQAELQDQCQKLFSIQSTKNPLGLSEKTSSDDILLNKQTSNYNRSERMSNQVSDLTCTTFHQAGYELANSEISDTISESSVIGINKSNSACRSSNDFQTEDRKFDDRSASMTRADYCGIDKANEESNNREEMERNTNHQRKTEDVLENVYAGELREIPNSQTADRVNSEECCGKGEHESKTETTECIDGGEEKGKTETQIDTQTTHDKMSNTQSDTDFMEKIVVCETTCYQKDMEKVAYNSPMSTNKGQLLQDFSSPTNQNLSGCTTVMHKVQNLCQDQVQTNAASIKSSPIAAHRVEEKTPEDRRMDEPTAKLSNPLIQSLGSLTIPTLTEPGNITSDMTLTDDMDVIDTNDKFGKTMDDTKIVSHSQSTIEQANRLMETCETASHLEIVIYEKGLKMSNQDNTADSKTSESVLLESILLKGGNDESVEADASKCHKLVVKETLGDVKELSLPETYKDCGGAIKETVLSPASTDSILHPNVQNFPVPEKNICGPVGLLAESPCTTFFKSQHSKGGQNFHVRPVLSSIQLVQHTALAASFRV